AAAAGCTATTCCAGTCAAGACATTGATTCCATGTTCGACATGGGGAATGGTTAACACCCTCAGCAAAGCGATCAATAAAAAGTCTCTAAGAATGGCCTTAGAGACTTTTTATTCTTCTATCAGGGTCTTGATTCTAAGCAGGGATTTGTTGGGTAATACAGTGAAGGTTACCACCACCTAGCACCACTTCTCTTCCCGGGATTCCAATGAGTTTATGATCAGGAAAAGCTTGAGCAAAAACCTTTTCCGCCTTTGCATCTTGTTGTGTGTCTAGAAGCGGATAAAAAATGGCCTGATTACAAATTAAGAAGTTAGCGTAAGACGCCCCCAATCTTTCACCCGCCTCTCGCACCATGCGGTCGGGTTGTACCAAGCCCCTTGCTTCCATTTCAGACATATACAAAGGGCCAGGCATAGGCAAGATATAGACTTTGATTTTACGCCCTTGCGCATCCCTTGCATTTTGCAAAATGTCTAGCGCAATCATGCTGATGTCATATTGCGGATCGTCAGCATCCTCGCAGACAGTCAACATGACTTCTCCAGGACGAACAAGATGTAACAGATTATCTATATGCCCATTGGTTTCATCATTGTATAGCCCTTTCGGCAACCAGATGACTTTCTCAACCCCCAGATATTCTCGAAGATTTTCTTCCACTTGCGCCTTTGACAAATGCGGATTTCGGCTAGGATGCAATAAGCACTCTTCAGTGGTATAAAGCGTCCCTTCTCCATCACAATGAATCGAACCGCCCTCAAGAATAAAAGGCGCATCATATTGCTGAACTTGCTCTCGTTTAGCCACTTCTGAGGCAACTAATTGATCATCTTGCCAATCATGATACAAGCCATCCAATTCACCGCCCCAAGCATTAAACTGCCAATTAATAGCACGCATTTCCCCAGCTTGATTAATCACCATTGTCGGGCCAATGTCACGCATCCAAGCATCGTTATAGGCAATAGCATGTACCTCAACATCTTGTGGTAAAAGCTCTGTTACTTGCTTAACAAGCTCTGGCAGCACTGCGACTTTGACTTGCACCTGTGTCTGCAGCTGTTTGATAAAGTGTGTAAATACTTGCTGAGCCGGTACAGCCTGCTCCCGCCAATTATCTAACCGGGTCGGCCAAGCTAACCAAACAGATTGCTGTGGACTGTGCTCTCCTGGCATCCAAAAACCATCCTGCTTTGGTGTGGTTATCATATCACGCGCCCTTTTTCGATTGCCCATCCAAGGTATTTAATACTTCATAATGTTCAGGGCGACGGTCTCGAAACAGTCCCCATGCTTTGCGTTGTTGTTGAATAATATTCAGATCAAAAGTATGCAGTAAAACACATTCACTGTCTCGATTGGCCTGCGCCACCAGCTCACCGCTTGCATCGCAAATAAAGGATGAACCAAAGAAGGTCAAAGACAAGTCTCTGTACTGAGCCTTTTCAACACCAACTCGATTGGAAGCAATCACAGGTGTTTGGTTTGCTGCGGCATGACCACACATGACATTCGTCCAATGGGGCTGGCTGTCCATGTCAGGCTGACTTGGCTCAGAGCCAATTGCCGTGGGGAAAAACAATAAGTCGGCTCCCATTAGCGCCATAGAACGAGCCGTTTCAGGGAACCACTGATCCCAACAAATACCAACACCAATACGTCCAAACTGCGTATCCCAGACTTTAAAACCGGTATCTCCTGGGCTGAAATAATATTTTTCTAAGTAACCATCACTGTCAGGAATGTGGGTTTTACGATAAATACCTAACAGTTCGCCTCCGGCATCAATCATGGCTAAGGAATTAAAACGTGCCTGACCGGCCTTTTCAAACCAACTAAAAGGCAACACCACATTGAGTTCTTTGGCCAATTGCTGAAATTGCTTGAAAGCGGCATTCTCTTCAAGAGTGGTCGCCAAATCATGGTAACCTTCGTGAATTTCTATACAAAAATAAGGCGTTTCAAACAGCTCTTGAATCAAAATAATCTGAGCACCTTGCTCTGCTGCTTGACGAATAAGATTTTCTGCACGCGCTAAATTCTCTTCTTTATCCCACGAACATTGCATTTGCGTCGCTGCTACTGTGACCTTAGACATAACCCATTCTCCAATCATTTATCCAATCCAATGAAGGAGTAGTCCCCCTATCAAAGACATTGAATTAGGCCATTATGTAATTATGATTAAGCATTTTAGTACCAAGATTAAAAATCGATATACCACCTTGGGGATATGGTCAGCAGTCTGGTCACTCAGTTAGTTTTACAGCATCTTCGTTATACTGCGTTTTCGCATTAGCCTAATAGGAAGCAAACATGAAAAGCTATCAAGAATGGCAAGCATTAAAAAACACTTTGACCTTGCCAAATCAGGCTTACATTAACGGTCAATTTTGTCCTGCCATAAGTGGAGCAACCTTCGATTGCATTAATCCTGCCGATGAATCTTTATTAGCTCAGGTTGCCAGTTGTGATCAAGCCGATGTAGATACGGCAGTTAAACAGGCTAAAACGACTTTTGCTTCTGGTATTTGGTCAACGATGGCACCAGGCAAGCGCAAACAAATTTTACAAAAGTGGGCCGATTTAATCGCACAACACTCAGATGAACTGGCTTTGATTGATACTTTAGATATGGGCAAATCCATTTCTGAAATGGTCTCAATTGACGTGCCGGATTCAATCGATTGCTTACGTTGGTCAGCAGAATGTATTGATAAACTGTACGGTGAAATTGCGCCAACTAACTCCGACAATCTTGCCTTAATTAGTCGAGAACCCCTTGGGGTGGTGGCCATCATCACCCCTTGGAACTATCCACTAATGATGGTGATGTGGAAGATAGCGCCTGCATTAGCAGCGGGCAACAGCGTGATTCTTAAACCTTCAGAAAAATCCCCATTGAGTGCCCTTCGTATTGCTGAGTTAGCAACGCAAGCTGGGCTACCTGATGGTGTGTTTAATGTTCTCCCAGGCTTTGGACATACCACAGGTAAAGCCCTTGCGTTGCACCATGATGTCGGCACATTAGCCTTTACCGGATCAAGTCGAGTCGCCGGTTTGCTGATGCAATACGCAGGTCAATCCAACATGAAACGCGTTTGGTTGGAAGCGGGCGGCAAGTCTCCTTGCCTTGTATTTGCCGATTGTAAAGACATAAAAGCCGCCGCCGAAGGAGCAGCAAGAGCCATTTTTACTAACCAAGGTGAAGTCTGTATCGCTTGTTCACGCTTATATGTCGAAAGCAGTATCCAGCAAGAATTTTTAGCCGCCTTGTTAGCAGCCAGCAAACAATTCGTGCCAGGTGACCCTTTAGATCCAGCAACCACCATGGGACCATTAGTAGACAAAGCCCAATTAGATAGAGTAAGCAACTTTATTGAATCGGCTTTACAGCAGGGTGCCAAACTGGAAATGGGTGGTTTACCCGAATATCACCAAGGCCAAGGTTTTTATGTTCAACCTACTATTTTCTCTAATGCGAATCACCAAATGACCTTTGTGCAGGAAGAAATATTCGGCCCTGTATTAGCCATGATGACATTCGACAGCGAAGAAGAGGCAATTAACCTAGCAAACGATTCCAAATACGGCTTAGGTGCGGCTTTATGGACGCAAGATCTTTCACGCGCTCACCGAGTGAGCCGTAAACTGGAAGCCGGCATGGTGTGGGTCAATACTTGGGGAGATGGCGATACAACCGTGCCTTTTGGTGGTGTGAAAGCGTCTGGTAATGGTCGCGACAAATCTTGGCACGCCTTGGAAAAATACACAGAACTTAAAAATACCTGGATTCGTCTTTAAGCCGAGACTCTGTTTATCAAGTTATAAATTTTTTGAAACCAATGGGTTTCTCATTTAGGAGTGCACTTATGTCATCCCCTACTCATGCCAATTCCTATTACGCAGCATCGGCAAACGATAAAGCCTTACGCCCGCAACTCACAGGCGAAAAACGTTGTGATGTGTGCGTCATAGGTGCCGGTTTCACCGGTATTTCTACAGCATTAAGTCTGGCTGAAAAAGGCAAACATGTGATCGTTCTAGAAGCCAATCGAATTGGTTTTGGCGCTTCTGGACGCAATGGTGGTCAAATCGTTAACAGCTTTAATCGAGACATTGATTACATCACCAAACATTATGGTGACGAGATTGGCAAAAAAATGGCCAAAATGGCCTTTGCTGGCGCAGAGTTAATTCGCCACCGAATTGAAAAGTATCAAATTGACTGCGATTTAAAACATGGCAACATCTTTGCTGCCTGCAATGAAAAGCAATTTGGCGAATTAAAAGCTAAAAAAGCCTTATGGGAGGCTCATGGTCACAACGAATTAGAGCTACTAACACAAGACAGCATTCAACAGCATATTGGTTCAGATCGTTACTTTGGTGGCTTATTAGATCGAAAAGGAGGCCATATCCAACCTTTGAATTTGGTCTTGGGTCAAGCAAACGCCTTTGAACAATTAGGCGGAGAAATCTATGAAGATTCTCAAGTGATGCGATTAGAAGAAGGTAAACCAGGTAAAGTAGTTACCACACAAGGTCAGGTAATTGCCGACAAGATTGTAGTGGCAGGTAATGCATATGTATTTGGTTTGCTGCCGGAAGTTGAGAAAAAAGCCATGCCTTGTGGCACTCAAGTCATCACCACAGAACCTTTACCAAAAGCACTACAAGAACGTCTACTACCAAGTGATAAATGTGTTGAGGATTGCAACTACCTATTGGATTATTATCGCCTTTCTGGTGATGGTCGTCTTATTTACGGTGGTGGTACCACCTATGGTGCCAGAGATCCGGGTAAGATTGAGTCCATCATTGGCCCTAAAATGCTGAAAACCTTTCCATATCTCAAAGACATCAAAATTGATTACGCGTGGACAGGAAACTTCTTACTGACCATGATGCGTATGCCACAAGTTGGCAAGATAGGTGATCATCTTTACTACGCTCAAGGCTACTCTGGACACGGCGTCACCAACTCTCATTTAATGGGAGAAATTTTGAGCGACGCCATTGATGGCGAAACAGAGAGATTTGATGTGTTTGCCAGCATGCCGCAATACCCCTTCCCCGGAGGGCGTATGTTAAGGGTTCCTTATACTGCTATTGGCGCTGCGTATTACAATTTGCGTGACAAACTCGGCATCTAAACCATCAAGAACGAACCTTTCTTCACGAGCAAAACAAACTATAAAGAGGTTTGCTCGTGACTTTCTTTTTGGCCACGGTCTAAAGCATCCAAATGATTCAAAAATAATGTAAAAATTTCTGATTGCGTTGAGGTATCCAAACGAGCATGAATATTCTTTCTGTGTACTTTCACAGTACCTGCGCTGATCCCCAATTGCTCTGCGATGGATTTTGAAGAATGTCCTTTTAATAATAAGCCTAAGATTTCTTGCTCACGGTCCGTCAAAACCCCTTGACCAAAGGTTTTGAGAGCCAATTTTAAAGGCCCTGAACTGGGCGCGCGATTGGTAAATTCATGGGATTGTGCGAGCCAAAATTGCGTAATCAAAGCCTCCAACATGGGAAAAACTCGCTTCAAATTATTGAACTCTGTACGTCGAATCGAGCCTACTGCACGTTTTCTGCCTAAGGATACAGCGCAAGTCGTTGTTTTATCCAAATCGATCAACAGATTAATTTCATCCACCAGATCAAAGTCTCGATAACAGGTTTGATAGTATTCTGTTTGTTCAAAAGAATCAGGCGCCATATCCACCAAACGGTAAGTGCCCGGTGCAATACCATTACTAATGGAGTTAAAAAGAGGATCGAGCAAATAAGCTTGGTTCAAATACAATTGCAGCGTTGTACTCTTCTCTGCAGGATCACTGGGATACAGCAAAATAGGCTTAAAACTTTTCTTATAAGTAACAATAACAATAGTGTCAAAATAGCAAAGCTTGCCAAGAAAAAGTTCTAATGAACTTAAAAAACTTGGCACACGAATCAGGCTAGTCAAAGTAGACAAGTCTTTCATCAGCTCTGGAAATTCTAATTGACCTTGTAACGCGTTTTTTAACATAGTCTGGTGGCCTCATGGGTTACTGCTGCCAAGCGCAATCTTTGTATAAGTGCTTTTATCTTGTCTGAACTCACTATTTAATGAATATACCCATTCGGGGATAGTTACTCCCACTACTTTATCAGAGTAAGGTAGTAAAAGTTGAGAGAACTTGGTCTTTGCAGCTGAACTGAAAAGTAATGTTCGACTACTTTATGTCTGTTTAAGACTCTCTCAAGACACTACTTTTTCCATAAGAGAATTTTTATGTCGGATATGTATGAAGGAAATCACGAGTTTGATCTGTTTATCAGCGACTTAAATGGTAATTTGCGTGGTAAGCGCATTCCAGCCAGTGGTTTAAAAAACGTCATGTCACAAGGAGTAAAACTCCCTCAGTCTGTGATTGGTTTCGATCACTGGGGAGATGACGTACTGGACAATGGCTTGGTTTTTGAAACCGGGGACAGTGACGGTATCTGTTTACCCGTTCACAATAAGCCCATTCCAGTCCCTTGGGCAGAATCCGAACGTGATCAAGTGCTGGCAATGATGCACAACCCAGATGGTTCTCCTTTTTATCCAGATCCTCGACAATTATTAACTCGCATTGTGGCCCGATTTAAAGCACTCGGTTATACCCCTGTTGTCGCCACTGAGTTGGAATTCTATTTACTGGATGGTAAATCTGAAGCACAACGCCGTCCTTCTCCCCCTATCATTACCGAGGGCAATGGTGTTCGCCTGAGTAAAACCGACTGCTATTCCATTGAAGAAATGGATGGCTTAGAAAGTTTTTTCGCGCAGGTTCGCGAGGCTTGTAAGATACAAGGAATTCCCGCCGATACGATTATTTCTGAGTTGGGACCAGGCCAGTTTGAAATCAATATGAAACACACCAATGATGCGGTGCTAGCAGCAGATCATGCTATTTTATTTAAACGTCTAATAAAAGGTGTGGCTCGTCAACACGACTTCGGTGCCTCATTTATGGCTAAGCCTTACGCGGACAAAAGCGGGAATGGCTTCCATGTACACTTCAGCTTATTAGATAGCGATGGCAATAATGTGTTTAATGATGAAACAGATGAGGGTTCAGCGTTACTAAAACAAGCCGTTGCCGGACTGCTCAATCATATGGCTGATTCCATGTTGGTATTTGCCCCTCACTTGAACTCCTATCGACGTTTTCAAAATGGCGCTCATGCTCCTACTTTCGCAAGCTGGGGCTATGAAAACCGTACCGTCGCAGTGCGCATACCAGAAAGTGAACATTTAGCAAGGCGCATCGAACATAGAGTTGCCGGAGCCGATGCGAATCCTTATTTAGTCTTGGCTGCCGTGTTAGGCGCAGCCTTACATGGCATTGAAAAGAAAATGTCCCCGCCAGCACCAATTGAAGGTGATGCCTATGCCATGTCAGAACGCTTTGAACATTTGCCAAATCGTTGGGAGCTGGCCACCGAAGTATTTCGTGAAAGCAGCTTTATGGAAAGTTATTTAGGAGAAGAGTTTGTACGCGTCTTTAGCGCGGCAAAAGTGCAGGAGCAAGAAAAAATATACGGTCGCATTTCCAATGTGGAATATGAAGCCTATTTATAAGATCTAACAACAAAAGTCCGTTAGAGACTGATTTTAAAACCTAAAAATATCACAACCGGAACCCGTCAACACAGTTGACATCAGAGGAGACTTTGACATGAAAAAAACTGCAATAAATCTAATACTTGCAGGATCCGCCAGCTTTTTTAGCACTGCCAGCCTTGCAGAACAAGTAGTCAATATTTACAACTGGTCTGACTACATGGCACCAGGCACTTTAGAAGCTTTCACCAAAGAAACCGGCATCAAGGTTAACTACGATGTGTATGACAGCAACGAAGTTCTGGAAGCCAAGCTGATGGCGGGTGGTTCAGGATATGACGTTGTCATGCCCTCTAATTCTTTCTTTGAACGTCAAGTAAAAGCTGGCGTGTATCAAAGCATAGATAAAAGCAAACTGAGCAACGCAGGCAACATTGATGCAACCCTGGCGAAGCAAATCGAAAAGCATGATAAGGGCAATGTTCACAATATACCTTATGCTTGGGGCACCATTGGCATAGGTTACAACACAAAAATGGTGGCAGAGCGTTTAGGGACAGATAACATTACTTCTTGGGAAGTCTTATTCGATCCAGCGATTGCGAGCAAGCTGGCTGATTGCGGTATTGCCGTATTAGATTCGCCTGCCGAAATGATGTCTGTTGTGCATAATTACCGTGGTGTTGATCCGAACTCAGAAGACAAAGGCGAACTCGACGCGTCCACTAAACTGCTCTCTGCAACCCGAAATAACATCAAGTATTTCCATTCCAGCAAATACATTTCCGATCTTGCCAATGGCGATATCTGTGTGGCAATTGGCTATAACGGGGACATTCTGCAATCACAAGGTCGCGCAGAAGAAGCGGGTCAAGGAGTGGATATTAAGTTCACTATCCCTGAAGAAGGCACTTTAGTATGGTTCGATTTAATGGCCATTCCTGCTGACGCACCACATCCTGAAGCCGCACTAAAATTCATCAATTTCATTCTCAAACCACAAGTGGCTGCGGACATTTCCAACTATGTTTACTATGCCGTTCCTAATACCTCGGCAACCCCTTTACTTGACGAAGAAGTTATTAACAATAAAGGCATTTATCCAACAGAAGAAGTAAAAGCAAAACTCTATGTGCAGGTCGCCCATACGGCTCGCTTTGATCGCTCTTTGACCCGTGCTTGGACTAACATCAAAACAGGTCGTTAGCACTTTTATCTTAGGCAAAGTTTTTGCATTGGCTTTATTGTAGTTTTTCAAATAGGTGAGTTATGTCCACATTTTCATCAAACCAGACTTCTTCTTTACCTAGCTGGCGCCAACCAGACAGTGTGCCTTTTCTAAAAATCGAAAACATTAACAAACGATTTGGTGACTTTACCGCCGTCAATAATGTGTCACTAGACATATACCAAAATGAGCTTTTTTGTTTACTCGGCGGTTCTGGCTCAGGCAAAAGTACCTTGCTAAGGATGTTAGCAGGTTTTGAAGCACCCAGCGCTGGACGCATACTTATTGATGGAGTGGATATGTCAAATATCCCACCATGGGAAAGACCAGTAAATATGATGTTTCAATCTTACGCTCTGTTCCCTCATCTTAACGTTGAGGCGAACGTGGCTTTTGGTTTAAAGCGCGAGCATCTTGGCAAAAATGAGATTCAACGCCGAGTTAATGACATGCTCGACATGGTGCAACTAGGCCATTTAGCCAAGCGTAAACCACACATGCTTTCTGGTGGGCAAAGACAGCGAGTTGCCTTAGCTAGGGCGTTAGTAAAAGAACCTAAACTATTGCTTTTAGATGAACCGCTCGGTGCCCTTGATAAAAAACTCAGAGAAGAAACTCAGTTTGAATTGATTCGTATCCAAGAGGAACTTGGTATTACTTTTGTGGTGGTGACTCACGATCAAGAAGAAGCTATGACATTGGCCACCCGTATTGGAGTCATGAATCATGGACAAATTATTCAAACAGCGGAGCCTCAAGACGTTTATGAATACCCAAGTAACCGCTTTGTGGCGCAATTTATTGGTAATGTAAACCTGTTTGATGGCGTGGTTATTGAGGACGAACGAGACAGTGTGGTGATCCAATGCAAAGACACGCAAAATCTCATACAAGTTAACCATGGTATCAGTTGCGCGCCTAATCAAGGTGTTAGCATTGCCATTCGCCCAGAAAAAATACGCCTTAGCCGTACACCACTGGAAAGTACCATAAATACCGCCGTAGGCATGATTACGGATATGGCTTATATGGGCAGTCAATCCGTCTATAAAGTGCGCTTAACATCCGGCAAAGAGGTTCGCATTACTCAGCCTAATAGCGTTCGTGATACCAGTGACAGATTAACCTGGGACGAGAAGGTTTATCTGGATTGGGACGCTGACAGCAGCGTGGTATTGACATCATGATTAAAAATAACTTGGTCAACCTCATCTTATTACGACTTCAAAATAAGGCTAAAAAGATAACCCTCGGGCGCTGGCTGGTTATATCAATCCCCATGTTATGGCTAGCGGCATTTTTCTTTATCCCCTTTCTGGTGGTATTTAAAATTTCCTTTGCTGAAGCCATGATCGCTGTCCCACCTTACTCACCATTAATCGAATGGGACCCTGATAATGCTTATGCCACACTCAAGATAACCTTAGGCAATTATCTCTTTTTATTCGAGTCACGCTTTTATTTAGATGCTTATTTAAGCTCGATCAAAATTGCAGCCATCTCAACCTTTTTTGCTTTGCTGATCGGCTTTCCTATTGCCTATCTCATCGCTCGCAGTGGACCAACGCTACGTACCTTGTTACTGGCCTTGGTGATATTGCCTTTTTGGACCTCTTTCTTACTCCGCGTATATGCTTGGATGGCACTGTTGAAGAAAAATGGCCCTATCAACGATGTGCTAATGATGTTGGGCATCATTGACCAACCACTGCAGATATTGCAAACCGATTTCGCCGTCTACCTTGGCATAGTTTATACCTACTTACCCTTTATGATTCTGCCGCTTTATGCCAATTTAGAAAAAATGGACATGAGCCTAATTGAAGCAGCACAAGATTTGGGAGCAAAACCTTACCAGGCATTTTGTATGATTACTGTGCCTTTGGCAAAACCCGGCATCATCGCCGGATGTTTATTGGTCTTTATTCCAGCGGTAGGAGAATACGTGATACCTGCCCTATTAGGCAGCTCAGAAACCTTGATGATTGGTCGCGTGTTATGGGATGAATTCTTCTTGAATCGTGACTGGCCATTAGCCTCAGCAGTAGCCATTTTCATGTTAATTGTCTTAGTTGGCCCCATTATGTTTATGCGTAATGGTAACAAGGAGGCACTCTAGTGAAAAAGCAATCCACCACCTTAACCATTACTGCAGGGCTGGGCTTTGTGTTTCTTTATGCGCCCATCATTGCCTTAATCATATACAGTTTTAACGCCTCTAAACTGGTGACCGTTTGGGGAGGTTGGTCACTGCAATGGTATAGCGCCTTGTTCCAAAACGAGCAAATAATGAAAGCCGCATGGGTGAGTTTAAAAATAGCTATGATCAGCGCCACCTTAGCATCTGTGTTAGGCACTCTGGCAGGTTTTGTACTCAGTCGTTTCCGTCCTTTTCGCGGAAAAACCCTGCTTGCAGGTTGGATAACTGCCCCTTTGGTGATGCCTGAAGTCATTACCGGGTTATCTTTACTCTTATTATTTGTCGCCATGGAAAGCCTTTTTGGTTGGCCTTCAGGGCGTGGCACTACCACCATAGTGATCGCACATACCACATTTTGTATGGCCTATGTTGCTGTGGTGGTACAATCGCGCTTAACCTCTTTGGACAGAAGCCTAGAGGAAGCGGCTATGGATTTGGGGGCCAAGCCAACAAGCTTGTTTTTTCTGATTACCTTGCCTTTAATTGCTCCTGCGATTATATCTGGCTGGTTATTGGCCTTCACTTTATCATTGGACGATCTCGTCATTGCGAGCTTTGTTTCCGGCCCAGGCAACAGCACCTTGCCTATGGTCATTTTCTCTAAAGTGAGACTTGGTGTAACACCTGAGATAAATGCCTTGGCCAGTCTGATGATTTTGATTGTTAGTGTGGCCGTCATTACCGCTATCTTTATCATGCGTCGCCAAAATCGTTTACACCCACCATCTTAAAATATGTTTTGAGGATGTTATCAAACATGAAAATTGGCATTTTAGCCGCTGGCAATACACCAGAAAGTTTACAAGATCGTTATCCTGCTTATGCGCAGATGTTTATCGAACAAATTAGTGACATTGATCCTCAGCTTGAGTTTGAGGTTTTTGATGTCCGTTTAAATGAGTTTCCAAAAGATTGCCAAGTCTGTGATGCTTGGTTAATCACTGGCTCAAGAGCGGATGCCTACTCAGATGAAGAATGGATCCTCAATTTATGTGATCTTATTCGCGACATAGACCAACATGGACAAACTCTGGTTGGGATTTGCTTCGGACACCAAGTCATAGCACGCGCACTCGGTGGAAAGGTTGAAAAATATTCTGCGGGATGGGGTGTTGGGATACACCATTATCAACTTTCAGAGCATGTTAGTCTTCCTCACAATTTATCAGCCAAAGAGGTTGCGATTTGCGCCTTTCATCAAGATCAGGTAGTAGAAAAACCCAACAAAATGCAAACCTTTCTCAGTTCAGAGTTTTGCCAGCATGCTGGCCTGATTTTTCAAGACCAAATACTGACCTTCCAAGCACACCCTGAATTTTCCAAAGCATACGAAACCGA
The window above is part of the Marinomonas sp. THO17 genome. Proteins encoded here:
- a CDS encoding ABC transporter permease subunit, whose translation is MKKQSTTLTITAGLGFVFLYAPIIALIIYSFNASKLVTVWGGWSLQWYSALFQNEQIMKAAWVSLKIAMISATLASVLGTLAGFVLSRFRPFRGKTLLAGWITAPLVMPEVITGLSLLLLFVAMESLFGWPSGRGTTTIVIAHTTFCMAYVAVVVQSRLTSLDRSLEEAAMDLGAKPTSLFFLITLPLIAPAIISGWLLAFTLSLDDLVIASFVSGPGNSTLPMVIFSKVRLGVTPEINALASLMILIVSVAVITAIFIMRRQNRLHPPS
- a CDS encoding ABC transporter permease subunit, translating into MIKNNLVNLILLRLQNKAKKITLGRWLVISIPMLWLAAFFFIPFLVVFKISFAEAMIAVPPYSPLIEWDPDNAYATLKITLGNYLFLFESRFYLDAYLSSIKIAAISTFFALLIGFPIAYLIARSGPTLRTLLLALVILPFWTSFLLRVYAWMALLKKNGPINDVLMMLGIIDQPLQILQTDFAVYLGIVYTYLPFMILPLYANLEKMDMSLIEAAQDLGAKPYQAFCMITVPLAKPGIIAGCLLVFIPAVGEYVIPALLGSSETLMIGRVLWDEFFLNRDWPLASAVAIFMLIVLVGPIMFMRNGNKEAL
- a CDS encoding glutamine amidotransferase; protein product: MKIGILAAGNTPESLQDRYPAYAQMFIEQISDIDPQLEFEVFDVRLNEFPKDCQVCDAWLITGSRADAYSDEEWILNLCDLIRDIDQHGQTLVGICFGHQVIARALGGKVEKYSAGWGVGIHHYQLSEHVSLPHNLSAKEVAICAFHQDQVVEKPNKMQTFLSSEFCQHAGLIFQDQILTFQAHPEFSKAYETELVKLYDGITLSAEVVSKAHQSIANYTLDSEHLMAWITDFLKADKRASKSS